Proteins from one Cryptomeria japonica chromosome 4, Sugi_1.0, whole genome shotgun sequence genomic window:
- the LOC131031998 gene encoding probable polyol transporter 4: protein MADAMDLSSKAKELDMEDSFHEKKHVKKFVIACAVLASMNSILLGYDVGVMSGAAIFIRRDLGLNDVQVEMLIGSLNLVSLVGAALAGRTSDAVGRRWTMVLAALIFLLGSVVMAVAPTFAWLMVGRLLGGIGVGYALLIAPVYTAEVAPAATRGALTCFPEIFINVGIFIGYISNYALKGLPDHLNWRVMLALGVVPPIFLGIGVLAMPESPRWLVMKERNDDALKVLLRTSESRAEAHERLAQIAEGITYARQKTRNSGGGGGSMQSSGEGTWREIFRPTAPVRRMLIIALGVQFFQQAGGIDATVYYSPTTFKAAGMKSQGAVLGATMAVGFAKAGFVIVAAVLIDRVGRRPLLLTSAIGSTVSLLVLALSLQFIGNAPGAAHQAAGYLAVIAACGNVAFFSIGMGPVNWVLGSEIFPLRLRAKAASLGVGVNRTLSGVVSISFLSLTDAITVPGAFFLFAGVSFLCSVFIYFLVPETKGKTLEEIVAFFHIGHEHERPGSSQVEMGNSAGTVQTAMKLKDGSQQTGDKLEEGSNTQEA, encoded by the exons ATGGCAGATGCTATGGATTTGAGTTCTAAAGCAAAGGAACTAGACATGGAGGATTCATTCCATGAGAAGAAACACGTGAAGAAGTTCGTAATTGCATGTGCAGTTCTGGCCTCTATGAACTCCATCTTGCTTGGCTATG ATGTGGGAGTGATGAGTGGTGCCGCTATATTTATACGCAGAGACCTGGGCTTGAATGACGTGCAGGTTGAGATGCTGATTGGATCGCTGAACTTGGTATCTCTAGTGGGCGCCGCCCTTGCGGGAAGAACCTCGGACGCCGTCGGGCGAAGGTGGACAATGGTCCTTGCAGCTCTCATATTCCTTCTGGGCTCCGTCGTCATGGCCGTGGCGCCAACCTTCGCGTGGCTCATGGTGGGCAGACTTCTCGGCGGAATAGGAGTCGGCTACGCTCTGCTCATAGCGCCAGTCTACACCGCAGAAGTGGCTCCGGCCGCAACGAGAGGCGCGCTCACATGCTTTCCCGAGATTTTCATCAACGTGGGCATTTTTATCGGCTACATCTCAAACTATGCTCTGAAAGGCCTTCCCGATCATCTCAACTGGAGGGTGATGCTCGCATTAGGCGTCGTGCCGCCCATTTTCCTGGGCATAGGCGTGCTCGCCATGCCGGAGAGTCCGAGATGGCTGGTCATGAAAGAACGCAATGACGATGCTTTGAAAGTTCTGCTCCGGACCTCCGAGTCCCGGGCAGAGGCGCACGAAAGGCTTGCTCAGATCGCGGAAGGCATTACGTACGCCCGCCAAAAGACGAGAAATAGCGGCGGTGGCGGCGGGAGCATGCAATCGTCGGGCGAGGGGACGTGGCGAGAGATTTTTCGGCCGACGGCGCCCGTGAGACGGATGCTGATCATTGCGCTGGGCGTGCAATTCTTTCAGCAGGCGGGTGGAATCGACGCCACGGTGTACTATTCCCCCACGACGTTCAAGGCTGCGGGGATGAAAAGCCAGGGTGCAGTCCTCGGGGCCACCATGGCCGTGGGTTTTGCCAAGGCCGGATTTGTCATTGTGGCAGCTGTTTTGATCGATCGAGTTGGGCGAAGGCCCCTGCTGCTAACCAGCGCAATTGGGTCCACGGTTTCTTTGCTTGTATTGGCTCTGTCTTTGCAGTTCATAGGAAATGCGCCTGGTGCTGCACACCAAGCCGCTGGGTATTTGGCCGTCATTGCGGCTTGCGGGAACGTGGCGTTTTTCTCTATCGGAATGGGGCCCGTGAATTGGGTACTCGGGTCAGAGATTTTTCCGCTCCGGCTTCGGGCAAAGGCCGCAAGCCTTGGCGTCGGAGTGAACAGAACTTTGAGCGGCGTGGTGTCCATAAGTTTTCTCAGTCTGACAGATGCAATTACTGTACCCGGGGCTTTCTTTTTGTTCGCCGGTGTTTCGTTTCTGTGTTCGGTGTTTATCTATTTCCTTGTGCCGGAGACTAAAGGTAAAACCTTGGAAGAGATTGTGGCGTTTTTTCACATTGGGCACGAGCATGAAAGGCCGGGTTCGTCTCAGGTTGAGATGGGGAACAGTGCTGGCACTGTTCAGACAGCTATGAAGTTAAAAGATGGGAGCCAACAAACAGGGGATAAGCTGGAAGAGGGCAGTAATACTCAGGAAGCATAA